One window of Nicotiana tomentosiformis chromosome 11, ASM39032v3, whole genome shotgun sequence genomic DNA carries:
- the LOC138900862 gene encoding uncharacterized protein yields the protein MCVYATMLACTVVPGMLIAFFKTYPFIQVVIVVLGSGLELHLMAVTSLALVVSVNEGKNGFDAIRVGSGLMEGKRVCGWVLSGLFVLFSGFVRGMMEMSMNGWDFVRVESTVVIKLLLDNVVWIFLYALVVQWSFIVTTVFYFDLKKRDSIKSDRNSEISLI from the coding sequence ATGTGTGTTTACGCTACTATGTTAGCTTGTACTGTTGTCCCGGGGATGCTGATAGCATTTTTCAAGACCTACCCGTTTATTCAGGTGGTTATTGTGGTTCTCGGGTCGGGTTTGGAGCTCCATTTGATGGCGGTTACGAGCTTGGCGCTTGTGGTTTCGGTTAATGAAGGGAAGAACGGGTTTGATGCTATCCGGGTCGGGTCTGGTTTGATGGAGGGGAAACGGGTATGTGGGTGGGTTTTATCCGGGTTGTTTGTTTTGTTTTCGGGTTTTGTTCGTGGGATGATGGAGATGTCGATGAACGGTTGGGATTTCGTGAGAGTTGAATCGACGGTTGTGATTAAATTGTTGTTAGATAATGTGGTTTGGATATTTTTATATGCTTTGGTGGTTCAATGGAGCTTTATTGTGACAACTGTTTTTTACTTTGATCTTAAGAAAAGAGATTCTATTAAAAGTGATAGAAATAGTGAGATTAGTTTAATTtga